One part of the Cystobacter ferrugineus genome encodes these proteins:
- the cglE gene encoding adventurous gliding motility protein CglE encodes MKTPLLTAVLALLPTAALSATAPEGVPLEVRRGFFTEADIGVFFTVGGLNRYSNAQTYLQLGVGYDISDRVTLGVHFGLGASAANCFASYLPGTNECARSDNFSVVFADVTAGYLVPLATRFYLVPKLAAGMSRLDLSPTGTGDPAEPQTMPNAGVGIGVEYATPLDHFSVGADVMARYLIGPNIPTFAVFPRVKYTF; translated from the coding sequence ATGAAGACGCCGTTGTTGACCGCCGTGCTCGCGCTGCTGCCCACCGCCGCCCTGTCGGCCACCGCCCCCGAGGGAGTGCCGCTCGAGGTGCGCCGGGGCTTCTTCACCGAGGCCGATATCGGGGTGTTCTTCACGGTGGGAGGGCTCAACCGCTACTCCAACGCGCAGACGTACCTGCAGCTGGGCGTGGGGTATGACATCTCGGATCGGGTGACGCTGGGGGTGCACTTCGGCCTGGGGGCGTCGGCGGCGAACTGCTTCGCCAGCTACCTGCCGGGGACGAACGAGTGCGCCCGGAGCGACAACTTCTCGGTGGTGTTCGCCGACGTGACGGCGGGCTACCTGGTGCCGCTGGCCACGCGCTTCTACCTGGTGCCGAAGCTGGCGGCGGGCATGTCGCGCCTGGATCTGTCGCCCACGGGCACGGGGGATCCGGCGGAGCCCCAGACGATGCCCAACGCGGGCGTGGGGATTGGGGTGGAGTACGCGACGCCCCTGGACCACTTCTCCGTGGGCGCGGACGTGATGGCGCGCTACCTCATCGGGCCCAACATCCCGACCTTCGCCGTGTTCCCGCGGGTGAAGTACACCTTCTGA
- a CDS encoding AAA family ATPase, with the protein MGHASYLVEEGQVVASKGISVAPPAAKDRLYLVNAAGLPEFRPLFDVLSNMGFYNLNPDRIRDLQSPDKGELLTRDGSNLSSVLERLEKVHGGSTKLRIEECLSRIVPGLEGVDPKRVGHMETLEFRQQVEGSTEPWRFPAINMSDGTLRALGILAALLQARVEERVHLIGIEEPEVALHPAAAGILRDALRDGSRHAQVLVTSHSPELLDAPDVSADELIPVMAEQGKTLIGALDEATRDTLRDRLYTAGELLKANQLAPDTEAIPEPTQLRLFDLESR; encoded by the coding sequence GTGGGTCATGCCTCCTACCTGGTCGAAGAGGGTCAGGTGGTTGCATCCAAGGGCATATCTGTTGCTCCGCCCGCGGCGAAAGACCGCCTGTACCTCGTCAATGCCGCGGGTCTGCCGGAGTTCCGGCCTCTCTTCGACGTGCTCTCGAACATGGGGTTCTACAATCTGAACCCAGACAGAATCCGAGACCTTCAGTCCCCTGACAAAGGCGAGCTGCTCACGCGCGATGGCTCCAATCTTTCCAGCGTTCTGGAGCGTCTCGAGAAGGTGCATGGTGGGAGCACCAAGCTGCGTATCGAGGAATGTCTCAGCCGTATCGTGCCTGGTTTGGAGGGCGTGGACCCGAAGCGCGTCGGGCACATGGAGACATTGGAGTTCCGCCAGCAGGTCGAGGGGTCCACGGAGCCCTGGCGCTTTCCGGCGATCAACATGTCCGATGGGACCTTGCGAGCCTTGGGTATTCTTGCCGCTCTTCTCCAAGCCCGAGTCGAAGAGCGCGTGCACCTCATTGGCATTGAAGAGCCCGAGGTCGCTCTACATCCCGCGGCAGCGGGCATCCTGCGTGATGCGCTCCGCGATGGCTCGAGGCATGCCCAGGTGCTCGTCACCAGCCACAGTCCAGAACTCCTCGATGCGCCAGATGTCTCCGCCGACGAACTCATCCCTGTCATGGCCGAGCAGGGAAAGACCCTCATCGGAGCACTTGACGAAGCCACACGCGACACGCTTCGGGATCGGCTCTACACGGCGGGGGAGCTGTTGAAGGCAAACCAGCTCGCACCTGATACGGAAGCGATTCCGGAGCCGACGCAGCTGCGGCTCTTCGACCTGGAGTCCCGATGA
- a CDS encoding imm11 family protein translates to MTAQMRYYRIDDDKYIPGRWYLRMPRTDEAGRGEMFDVWRFSEGRFLTIEHPIRMRLMPAGTALEFSHAFGIPIVHHRVVALFERLGLQREVQFIPVEIEGQSEPFFILNVLQIIRCIDDGRCDEVFYWRPEDGEPDRVGHYKNVRGLKVDPARVGDANIFRPWGWTVVLIVSERVKLAMDEEGITGTDFTEV, encoded by the coding sequence ATGACAGCGCAGATGAGGTATTACAGAATTGATGACGACAAGTACATTCCAGGGCGATGGTACCTGCGGATGCCTCGCACCGATGAGGCGGGTCGGGGAGAGATGTTCGACGTCTGGCGCTTCAGCGAGGGAAGGTTCCTGACCATTGAGCATCCAATTCGTATGCGCTTGATGCCGGCTGGAACTGCGCTCGAGTTCTCCCATGCCTTTGGGATTCCCATCGTCCACCACCGGGTGGTCGCACTCTTCGAGCGTCTGGGCCTTCAGCGGGAAGTGCAATTCATCCCAGTTGAAATAGAAGGTCAGTCGGAGCCCTTCTTCATCCTCAACGTCCTGCAAATCATTCGGTGCATCGACGATGGCCGGTGCGACGAGGTGTTCTATTGGAGGCCCGAGGACGGTGAGCCGGACAGGGTGGGGCACTACAAGAACGTTCGAGGGCTGAAGGTGGATCCGGCGAGAGTAGGGGACGCCAACATCTTCCGTCCTTGGGGCTGGACGGTGGTCCTCATCGTCTCCGAGCGCGTCAAATTGGCCATGGACGAAGAAGGCATCACCGGCACCGATTTTACTGAGGTTTGA
- a CDS encoding P-loop NTPase fold protein: MGVIASDFDELSKWIADDQPVSHPRLDAFGRNAIAERIASVLVSTDDSHQTIALVGELGAGKSTILNLTTYHLIKNKSIGARVAIIPVSLWPFDSVEAAVRGMLAPLSDGLARHVNISPIAGLPDEYINAIESTGQGWARLLGGPKSPSAVLGGYDKIATAIGLRVVLWVEDIERFAGTAFSANTPEVERLEPIRSLLNLLSEFKSIRVVLASASLSTRFDIEKFARIVELIPLPDTSSIWKVLNCFRGNHLQRSMDKGLIDPASKQVREPLNGLGGSLEYSASAMLGWMSPAMALALLCSNPRRLKYGLRHCQEAWRRLEGEIDFDDILLISALRAAEPDVFSLVNRYIEELRDDHPSKDDGAERPSAFAVELDALIGKSSGSRRAAIEAVLNFVFPGWEAQTGSHRHQKPQGLALKTHRDYWVRYLSPSLISDDEKDQRVLRAIIAWKEKRSDDLVKMLVAEDQSSAIKEFSRTLLDRKDLLILLEEVTMTEKARSSEAPIKHAPESFRSIENMMLHQHPGEQELASTLKKLLAEIIPIRLQLAYFLMEYFAKSSRQNLLDRGRRHEVQVEFESLLLRSFAPDGAERLINSVRGGISSLIYRCSWGAERIQRGDTSGLPFDAWPTFSGVLLGAAELDTDLMLPQVIPFLVNAADQIEFDGSEHSTRRVYSLNEDAFRLFDRNRLVDLIQKKDLSKFTEQWIQQAYQVIRQSISQQPPPASPVQTHSHKEKKRSPRKRK; this comes from the coding sequence ATGGGCGTCATTGCGAGCGATTTTGACGAGTTAAGCAAGTGGATAGCAGATGATCAGCCAGTGAGTCACCCACGTCTTGATGCTTTTGGGCGAAATGCCATTGCGGAGAGAATAGCATCTGTGCTGGTTTCGACAGACGATTCGCACCAGACGATTGCTCTTGTTGGAGAGCTTGGTGCCGGGAAAAGCACAATTCTCAATCTGACGACTTATCATCTAATCAAGAACAAGAGCATAGGGGCCAGGGTAGCGATCATACCTGTTAGCCTCTGGCCTTTTGACTCAGTCGAAGCAGCGGTTCGGGGTATGCTTGCTCCTCTCTCTGACGGCTTGGCGAGACATGTCAATATTAGCCCAATCGCAGGGCTGCCAGATGAATACATAAATGCCATAGAAAGCACTGGGCAGGGATGGGCTCGGCTTTTGGGCGGCCCCAAGAGTCCATCTGCTGTTCTTGGGGGTTACGATAAGATTGCGACTGCGATTGGCTTGCGCGTCGTTTTGTGGGTTGAGGATATAGAGCGTTTTGCTGGTACTGCATTCAGTGCGAATACTCCCGAAGTTGAGAGGCTAGAGCCAATTCGGTCGTTGCTCAATCTTCTCTCTGAATTCAAATCGATCCGCGTTGTATTGGCGTCAGCATCCTTGAGCACTCGATTCGACATCGAAAAGTTTGCAAGGATAGTCGAACTTATTCCCCTGCCTGACACATCTTCGATCTGGAAAGTTCTGAATTGCTTCCGGGGCAATCACCTTCAGCGCTCAATGGATAAAGGTCTGATTGATCCTGCGTCAAAGCAAGTCCGAGAGCCACTCAATGGGCTAGGTGGCTCGTTGGAGTATTCTGCTAGTGCGATGTTGGGCTGGATGTCTCCAGCTATGGCGCTGGCGTTGCTTTGTAGTAATCCTCGTCGCCTGAAATATGGCTTGCGCCATTGCCAGGAAGCTTGGAGGCGACTTGAGGGGGAGATTGACTTTGACGACATTCTTTTGATTTCCGCATTGCGAGCCGCAGAGCCGGACGTGTTCTCTCTTGTTAATAGGTACATAGAGGAGCTTAGGGATGATCATCCTAGCAAGGATGATGGAGCAGAACGCCCTTCTGCCTTTGCTGTGGAGCTAGATGCTCTAATTGGAAAAAGTTCTGGTTCACGACGTGCTGCTATTGAGGCAGTCCTAAATTTCGTATTCCCGGGTTGGGAAGCGCAGACGGGAAGTCATAGGCATCAAAAGCCACAGGGGCTTGCGCTTAAGACGCACCGAGACTATTGGGTACGCTACCTGAGCCCGAGCCTCATCTCAGACGATGAGAAAGATCAGCGAGTGCTACGAGCCATCATTGCTTGGAAGGAAAAAAGGTCCGACGATCTGGTCAAAATGTTGGTAGCGGAAGATCAATCCTCCGCCATCAAGGAGTTTTCACGAACCCTTCTAGATCGAAAAGACTTGTTGATCCTTTTAGAAGAAGTAACAATGACTGAAAAGGCACGTTCCTCAGAAGCGCCAATTAAGCACGCGCCAGAGAGTTTTCGATCCATTGAGAACATGATGTTGCACCAGCATCCTGGTGAGCAGGAGTTGGCATCCACTCTCAAGAAGCTGCTCGCGGAAATCATCCCAATACGTCTCCAGTTGGCGTATTTTTTGATGGAGTATTTTGCGAAAAGTTCAAGGCAAAACTTACTTGATCGAGGCCGTCGTCATGAGGTGCAGGTCGAATTTGAAAGCCTCTTGTTGCGGTCTTTTGCTCCAGATGGAGCAGAGAGGCTGATTAACTCCGTCAGGGGCGGTATTTCAAGTTTGATTTATCGTTGCAGTTGGGGTGCTGAGAGAATTCAACGAGGAGATACGTCCGGATTGCCCTTCGACGCGTGGCCGACTTTTAGCGGCGTGCTGCTTGGTGCTGCAGAGCTGGATACGGATTTGATGTTGCCCCAGGTTATTCCTTTTCTAGTCAATGCGGCCGACCAGATTGAATTTGATGGGTCTGAGCACTCGACCCGAAGAGTCTATTCTTTGAATGAGGATGCTTTTCGTCTTTTTGACCGTAACCGCTTGGTCGATTTAATCCAGAAGAAAGATTTGTCAAAATTCACAGAGCAATGGATTCAGCAAGCATATCAGGTGATTCGTCAATCGATCAGCCAACAACCACCGCCCGCTTCGCCTGTTCAAACGCATTCACACAAAGAAAAAAAGAGGAGTCCCAGGAAAAGAAAGTAA
- a CDS encoding AgmX/PglI C-terminal domain-containing protein produces MVGKKNGLMLRITGPDGSVHEAVSDAESVIVGSGAQAAVKILDPRVSNLHVMLKVERGSVTAIDLGSEAGTQVGGQRVIGPKTLAPGDVLQLGGSQVEVFFGDESHAGAQVNSGSMQGSVLLPASQVIAPAPRAPVRAPEPAPRAVPPGMRSRTGIPTVAPAPVAPVARKPRTPAAAYLQEPLPPEALPTKDSKVLQVRQLWGDQMLAVEHFRDGVPVTIGEGKRNFFHVYEPEVGARHVLAVAKGEQFELHVPAGAGVIVTDNGDVRTKDMLRSQGRLKATDGEHVYTLGLHERAEVSLATLTFVVRYVKPSPALPVNNLKPADFTWFKILSVSLLAAAAVVAAMLLTPRSETPNADDVFQAQQRVAKFLVKPSKPIDMKRFNKKSADEGAKAKDEEGKFGKEEAKKAEADPSKPGTPIVNKNKKEQDRKTIAQVGLLGAMKGLKGGASDVFGPGGLGTGINSALGGLKRGAGLGDAQGVGGLGSRGQGTGGGGAGLGMGGLGTKGNGRGMGGGGIDLSGRGKTVTKIVPGKTTVIGGLDKDVIAKIIRSHQNEIKYCYETELNKNPSLAGKVAVAFTIDPAGGVAEANVTETTLNNSTAEACMLSRIRRWKFPEPKGGGVVAVTYPWLFSPAGE; encoded by the coding sequence ATGGTGGGGAAGAAGAATGGGTTGATGCTGCGAATCACCGGTCCGGACGGCTCCGTGCACGAGGCCGTCTCGGACGCCGAGAGCGTCATCGTCGGCTCGGGCGCGCAGGCGGCGGTGAAGATCCTGGATCCACGGGTCTCGAACCTCCACGTGATGTTGAAGGTGGAGCGTGGCTCGGTGACGGCCATCGACCTGGGCAGCGAGGCGGGCACTCAGGTGGGCGGCCAGCGGGTGATCGGCCCGAAGACGCTCGCTCCGGGTGATGTGCTGCAACTCGGCGGCTCGCAGGTGGAGGTCTTCTTCGGGGACGAGTCGCACGCGGGCGCGCAGGTCAACAGCGGCTCCATGCAGGGCTCGGTGCTGCTGCCGGCCTCGCAGGTGATCGCTCCGGCGCCGAGGGCCCCTGTCCGGGCTCCGGAGCCGGCGCCCCGGGCGGTGCCGCCGGGGATGCGCAGCCGCACGGGGATTCCGACGGTCGCGCCGGCCCCCGTGGCTCCCGTGGCGCGCAAGCCGAGGACTCCGGCCGCGGCGTACCTGCAGGAGCCTCTGCCTCCCGAGGCGCTGCCGACGAAGGACTCCAAGGTCCTCCAGGTGCGTCAGCTCTGGGGCGATCAGATGCTGGCGGTGGAGCACTTCCGTGACGGGGTGCCGGTCACCATCGGCGAGGGCAAGCGCAACTTCTTCCACGTGTACGAGCCCGAGGTGGGCGCGCGGCACGTGCTGGCGGTGGCCAAGGGCGAGCAGTTCGAGCTGCACGTGCCGGCGGGCGCGGGCGTCATCGTCACCGACAACGGGGACGTGCGCACCAAGGACATGCTGCGCTCGCAGGGGCGGCTCAAGGCCACGGACGGCGAGCACGTGTACACGCTGGGGCTGCACGAGCGCGCCGAGGTGTCGCTCGCCACGCTCACCTTCGTGGTGCGCTACGTGAAGCCCTCGCCGGCGCTCCCGGTGAACAACCTGAAGCCGGCGGACTTCACCTGGTTCAAGATCCTCAGCGTCAGCCTGCTGGCGGCCGCGGCCGTGGTGGCGGCGATGCTGCTGACGCCCCGCTCGGAGACGCCCAACGCGGATGACGTGTTCCAGGCGCAGCAGCGGGTGGCCAAGTTCCTCGTCAAGCCGAGCAAGCCCATCGACATGAAGCGCTTCAACAAGAAGAGCGCGGACGAGGGGGCCAAGGCCAAGGACGAGGAGGGCAAGTTCGGCAAGGAAGAGGCGAAGAAGGCCGAGGCGGATCCGTCCAAGCCCGGCACGCCCATCGTCAACAAGAACAAGAAGGAGCAGGACCGCAAGACGATCGCCCAGGTGGGTCTGCTCGGCGCGATGAAGGGCCTCAAGGGCGGGGCCTCGGACGTGTTCGGCCCGGGCGGCCTGGGCACGGGCATCAACTCCGCGCTGGGTGGCCTCAAGCGCGGCGCGGGCCTGGGTGACGCGCAGGGCGTGGGCGGACTGGGCTCGCGCGGTCAGGGCACGGGCGGCGGTGGCGCCGGGCTCGGCATGGGCGGCCTGGGCACCAAGGGCAACGGCCGGGGCATGGGCGGCGGCGGCATCGACCTGTCGGGCCGCGGCAAGACGGTGACGAAGATCGTCCCCGGGAAGACCACGGTGATTGGCGGTCTGGACAAGGACGTCATCGCGAAGATCATCCGCAGCCACCAGAATGAAATCAAATACTGCTACGAGACGGAGCTGAACAAGAACCCGAGCCTGGCGGGCAAGGTGGCGGTGGCCTTCACGATCGACCCGGCGGGTGGGGTGGCCGAGGCGAACGTGACGGAGACGACGCTGAACAACTCCACGGCCGAGGCTTGCATGCTCTCGCGTATCCGCCGCTGGAAGTTCCCCGAGCCCAAGGGTGGCGGTGTCGTGGCGGTGACGTATCCCTGGCTGTTCTCGCCCGCGGGCGAGTAG
- a CDS encoding serine/threonine protein kinase, with amino-acid sequence MGRWRVVERLGVGGQGAVYRVEDLDHPGDFYALKLALNACTGRAEREVALMMTRAAHPHVVGFHGCAYGPYPREGCLGFIMDWVPGLALDVWAETGNTTFRQLATAGATVAHTLGELHGRGVLHRDLKPEHIVVRESDGQPVLLDFGVGWYEGATPLTTGPLPPATLYLLSPEAVRFLWHSPERPGSHYTFQPTDDLYALGVCLYRATTGHYPFSEWLPADVLQSAIVHVRPMAPVLVNPRVPRALSDVIVRLLAKNPSERYRSGAALHAALVAAASSREIAWDASIFDWEEVPPVQEGGTPDRHILRPPRPRPALTSRSAAPFRMARRSRWPRRLALVASVLLTLVPVTRVPLKAPGLRIPNEEWATNGGIDPAPAQYEQAPLPVRNQKMAPCTKELEVELSGACWHSIGKRRPPNCPPQTVAFKDECLWPVPKSRPVPTSVDGGAP; translated from the coding sequence GTGGGCCGTTGGCGAGTGGTGGAGCGGTTGGGCGTGGGAGGCCAGGGCGCCGTCTACCGCGTGGAGGATCTGGACCACCCCGGCGACTTCTACGCGCTCAAGCTCGCGCTGAATGCGTGCACCGGGCGAGCCGAGCGCGAGGTGGCTCTGATGATGACCCGGGCAGCCCATCCCCACGTGGTGGGTTTCCATGGCTGCGCGTACGGGCCCTACCCTCGCGAAGGATGCCTGGGCTTCATCATGGATTGGGTGCCCGGCCTGGCCTTGGACGTATGGGCGGAGACGGGCAACACCACCTTCCGGCAGCTCGCCACCGCGGGCGCCACGGTGGCGCACACCCTGGGCGAGTTGCATGGCCGAGGCGTCCTGCACCGCGACCTCAAGCCCGAGCACATCGTCGTGCGCGAGTCGGATGGCCAACCCGTGCTGCTCGACTTCGGCGTGGGCTGGTACGAGGGCGCGACCCCTCTCACCACGGGCCCTCTCCCCCCGGCCACCCTGTACCTGCTCAGCCCCGAGGCCGTGCGCTTCCTGTGGCACAGCCCCGAGCGCCCCGGCTCGCACTACACCTTCCAACCCACCGATGACCTGTACGCCCTGGGGGTGTGCCTCTACCGGGCCACCACCGGGCACTACCCCTTCTCCGAGTGGTTGCCAGCGGACGTGTTGCAGTCCGCCATCGTCCACGTGCGGCCAATGGCGCCCGTCCTCGTCAATCCTCGGGTGCCACGGGCCTTGAGTGACGTGATCGTCCGACTGCTGGCGAAGAACCCCTCGGAGCGCTACCGGAGTGGCGCGGCACTCCACGCGGCGCTGGTCGCGGCTGCCTCCAGTCGAGAGATTGCGTGGGACGCGAGCATCTTCGATTGGGAAGAAGTGCCACCAGTGCAGGAGGGAGGCACACCCGATCGGCACATTCTCCGGCCCCCGAGACCCAGGCCCGCCTTAACCTCTCGGTCTGCCGCTCCCTTTCGCATGGCTCGACGGAGCCGTTGGCCCAGGAGGCTTGCGCTCGTCGCATCGGTACTGCTGACCCTCGTGCCCGTGACGCGCGTTCCACTCAAGGCGCCAGGCCTCCGTATTCCAAACGAGGAGTGGGCCACGAATGGCGGAATAGACCCAGCTCCCGCCCAGTATGAACAGGCGCCGCTACCGGTGAGAAATCAGAAGATGGCCCCCTGCACAAAGGAGCTTGAAGTAGAGCTGTCCGGTGCGTGCTGGCATTCAATCGGCAAGCGACGGCCTCCGAACTGCCCACCCCAGACGGTTGCGTTCAAAGACGAGTGCCTCTGGCCAGTGCCGAAATCTCGCCCAGTTCCGACCAGCGTGGATGGTGGGGCACCATGA
- a CDS encoding imm11 family protein has product MKYYEIDDDKYIPGRWYLRMPRTDEVGRGDLFDVWRFREGRYLNLEYPIRMSVKPDGIALEFSRAFGIPVVHRRVVTLFERLGLQREVQFIPVEVEGQAEPYFILNALQIIRCVDEARSDEVFFWRPEDGEPDKVGQYKNVRGLKVDPSRIGEANIFRPWGWRVLLIIAERVKLAMDEESITGTYFVEV; this is encoded by the coding sequence ATGAAGTATTACGAAATAGACGACGACAAGTACATCCCAGGGCGATGGTACCTGCGGATGCCTCGCACCGATGAGGTGGGTCGGGGAGATCTGTTCGATGTCTGGAGATTCAGGGAGGGAAGGTACCTGAATCTCGAGTATCCAATCCGTATGTCCGTGAAGCCGGATGGAATAGCGCTCGAGTTCTCCCGTGCCTTTGGGATTCCCGTCGTCCATCGCCGGGTGGTCACGCTCTTCGAGCGTCTGGGCCTGCAGCGGGAAGTGCAATTCATCCCGGTCGAGGTGGAGGGCCAAGCGGAGCCCTACTTCATTCTCAATGCTCTACAGATCATTCGATGCGTCGACGAAGCCAGATCCGACGAGGTGTTCTTCTGGAGGCCAGAAGATGGCGAGCCCGACAAGGTGGGGCAATACAAGAACGTTCGAGGACTGAAGGTGGATCCGTCGAGGATAGGGGAGGCCAACATCTTCCGTCCTTGGGGTTGGAGAGTGCTCCTCATCATCGCCGAGCGCGTCAAATTGGCCATGGACGAAGAGAGCATCACCGGCACCTATTTTGTCGAGGTTTGA
- a CDS encoding AHH domain-containing protein encodes MHSRIIPVLCLLLVPLAVQAASSEVEARLPVLEPVRVSPYPGEPGEGLKLTFEPLRPNPALALFSLEEARAVVAALEGGFKVARPEPRSPGAATLGALSAGMVVGSAPKAWSSDLERRVREEDEALYGTALLPLPPSLESARWFQALKLSPRYMGEGVREAAVEMFSSPAVAFSVGMSMMLYMVAWAAPEPLFSKAFAAAVTLGLLMTYSATELYNVGMACLTLYREAEAARTQAQLEAVAERFGKALGGVGLRVLVTVAGAKLARGLPEVPRGGLWGRLSPPRFAFAGGQSGFSVGTGARAQVSVANGTVVLMGVSANTTASAAASAVSSARTTGACADSKKDDNHAHHLCTNKNDKSESNGGPWTPVFEGLFEEAGMSLDDPSNIVYLRDHKGPHPKEYHLDVADRISEVLKGCRSQVSCRARLVRMLDEIARDVCTPGSKLNKLVTRKP; translated from the coding sequence ATGCACTCGCGCATCATCCCCGTCCTCTGTCTGCTGCTGGTGCCGCTCGCGGTCCAAGCGGCGTCGTCCGAAGTCGAAGCGCGGCTGCCGGTGTTGGAGCCCGTGCGGGTGAGCCCCTATCCAGGTGAGCCAGGGGAGGGGCTGAAGCTCACCTTCGAGCCACTCAGGCCCAATCCGGCGCTGGCGCTGTTCTCGCTGGAGGAGGCGCGGGCGGTGGTTGCGGCGCTGGAGGGGGGATTCAAGGTGGCGCGGCCCGAGCCGCGTTCGCCGGGGGCGGCCACCCTGGGAGCGCTGTCGGCGGGGATGGTGGTCGGGTCGGCACCCAAGGCCTGGTCGTCGGACCTGGAGAGGCGTGTACGCGAGGAGGACGAGGCGCTGTATGGAACGGCCCTGCTGCCGCTGCCACCGTCGCTGGAGAGCGCCAGATGGTTCCAAGCCCTGAAGCTCTCCCCACGCTACATGGGGGAGGGGGTACGGGAGGCCGCGGTGGAGATGTTCAGCTCTCCGGCGGTGGCGTTCTCGGTGGGAATGTCGATGATGCTCTACATGGTGGCGTGGGCGGCGCCGGAGCCCCTGTTCTCCAAGGCATTCGCGGCGGCGGTGACGTTGGGGCTTCTGATGACGTACTCGGCGACGGAGCTCTACAACGTGGGGATGGCGTGCCTGACGCTGTACCGGGAGGCGGAAGCGGCGAGGACGCAGGCGCAGTTGGAGGCGGTGGCCGAGCGCTTCGGCAAGGCACTGGGGGGAGTGGGGCTGCGCGTGCTGGTGACGGTGGCGGGGGCGAAGCTGGCCAGGGGACTGCCGGAGGTTCCCCGGGGCGGTCTATGGGGGAGGCTGTCACCTCCGCGATTCGCCTTCGCGGGCGGGCAGAGCGGTTTCTCGGTGGGGACGGGGGCCCGTGCGCAGGTAAGCGTGGCGAACGGGACCGTGGTGCTCATGGGCGTATCGGCGAACACGACGGCCTCCGCCGCGGCCTCGGCGGTGTCCTCGGCACGGACGACAGGGGCCTGCGCCGACTCGAAGAAGGACGACAACCATGCTCACCATCTGTGCACCAACAAGAACGACAAGTCCGAGAGCAATGGTGGCCCCTGGACACCTGTGTTCGAAGGACTCTTTGAGGAGGCGGGGATGAGCCTCGATGACCCGTCGAACATCGTCTATCTGCGAGACCACAAAGGGCCTCATCCCAAGGAGTACCACCTTGACGTCGCTGATCGGATCAGCGAAGTGCTCAAGGGTTGTAGGTCTCAGGTGTCATGTCGAGCCAGGCTCGTGAGGATGCTCGACGAGATCGCAAGGGATGTGTGCACACCTGGCTCCAAGCTCAACAAGCTCGTCACGAGGAAACCATGA
- a CDS encoding zf-TFIIB domain-containing protein — MKCPECKQPMLERAFEGRNGTRVTIDVCQECGGLWFDTHESPRLSPTGTLQLFRAVYGQRGSYHPRRSGTLSCPRGDEKLALVHDMAHGHRFQYSRCPQQHGHFITFFQFLREKGLARELTPKEQAELRKHVDTLLCSDCGEPVRLANMTACARCRAPLSLLDPDCVETTLREAQPPGDSRRDVAPEIAARLLMANQGTKQFRPNPPPRSQVPIAILPAAEASTQHKGFDLVEVGGEIVVEGVLEYLFHLIF; from the coding sequence ATGAAATGTCCGGAGTGCAAGCAGCCCATGCTCGAGCGCGCCTTCGAGGGCCGCAACGGCACGCGTGTCACCATCGACGTCTGCCAGGAGTGCGGGGGGCTGTGGTTCGACACCCACGAGAGCCCGCGGCTCTCCCCCACGGGCACCCTCCAGCTCTTCCGCGCCGTGTACGGCCAGCGGGGCTCCTACCACCCGAGGCGCTCGGGCACCCTGTCCTGCCCCCGCGGTGACGAGAAGCTCGCGCTCGTCCACGACATGGCCCACGGCCACCGCTTCCAGTACTCACGCTGCCCCCAGCAGCACGGCCACTTCATCACCTTCTTCCAGTTCCTCCGGGAGAAGGGCCTCGCCCGCGAGCTCACCCCCAAGGAGCAAGCGGAGCTGCGCAAGCACGTGGACACCCTGCTGTGCTCCGACTGCGGCGAGCCCGTGCGCTTGGCCAACATGACCGCCTGCGCCCGCTGCCGCGCCCCCTTGAGCCTCCTCGACCCGGATTGTGTGGAGACGACCCTCCGCGAGGCCCAGCCGCCGGGCGACTCGCGCCGGGACGTGGCCCCCGAGATCGCCGCGCGGCTCCTGATGGCCAACCAGGGAACGAAGCAGTTCCGCCCCAACCCCCCACCCCGCTCCCAGGTGCCAATCGCCATCCTCCCCGCCGCGGAGGCGTCCACTCAGCACAAGGGCTTCGATCTCGTCGAAGTCGGCGGCGAAATCGTGGTGGAGGGCGTGTTGGAGTACCTCTTCCACCTGATCTTCTGA